The following coding sequences are from one Penaeus monodon isolate SGIC_2016 unplaced genomic scaffold, NSTDA_Pmon_1 PmonScaffold_1039, whole genome shotgun sequence window:
- the LOC119568650 gene encoding uncharacterized protein LOC119568650 produces the protein MFFVVCRVVRLLLYARLESSKRDNGMRRQAIEGEQINGRRRQQKRLRHHVCEVFMYFYRNAPPPPPMWRGAGDGRAVRTRRRDDRNLYGVQPLLAIRRKRAECRQPEILRDYLGRH, from the exons ATGTTCTTTGTAGTGTGTCGCGTTGTTAGGCTACTCCTCTACGCAAGGCTGGAATCCAGTAAGAGAGATAATGGAATGAGGCGACAGGCAATAGAGGGCGAGCAAATAAACGGGAGAAGAAGACAGCAAAAAA GGCTGCGTCACCATGTTTGTGAGGTCTTTATGTATTTCTATCG CAacgctccacctcctcctcccatgtGGCGCGGCGCAGGGGACGGGCGAGCAGTGCGAACGCGTCGACGGGACGATCGGAACCTGTATGGAGTTCAGCCGCTGCTTGCAATCAGACGGAAACGCGCAGAGTGTCGTCAACCTGAGATCTTGCGCGACTACCTGGGGAGACATTAG